ACGGCAGGGGTCAGCCAGCGCCTGGCCATAAGCCTCCTGGAGGTGGTGGCGGCGAGCGCCGAGAAGAGGGCCCTCCTCCTGGGCGGGAGGCCCGTGGCCCGGCCCCTGGACCTCTACGGAGGGCTTCCCGCCATCACCGGGAAGCTGGAGCTGGAGTACGAGGGGGAGCTCCAGGGAGCGGAGCGGGTGGCCAAGGACCTGGTGCAGCGGGCCTTCGGCATGGTCCTCCCCCGCTACCGTCTGAAGACCGAGCCCATCGTGGCCCACTTTGAGGCGGGGAACCTCCTCACCCTGCCCGAGGACCCCAAGGAAGCCCTCTCGGCCATGGCCGAGGTGCCGGGGCTTCTGGAGGCGGCCCGAGCCTTGGCGGGGGCGGAAGCCCCGGAGGTCCTCCTCTCCGCGGGGGAGTTCGTCCTCGAGGGCCTGGTGGGCCGGAGGAAGCTCTCCCGGGGGGAGACGAGCTACCAGGCGGCGGAAAAGGCGAGGGGGTATGGGAACTAAGGGCGTCCGCTACAGCCGCTACGAGGGAGGCCTGGAGGACCTCTCCCCCGAGGAGATCCTCTCCCTCCTGGAGGACTTCCTCCTGGACTCGGGGTTTAGCGACCCCTTTCAGCGCTATGATCCCGACCCGAACCGCGCCCCTACCCTGGAGGATCTCTACGATGCCCTCCTCCAGGCCCTCCTCAAGAACGAGCTGGTCCCCGAGGACTGGCTGAGGGAGGCCCGCTTCGCCGACCGCAAGGAGGAAACGAGGCTGTACCAGGCCATCCAGGGGATGATGCGGAAGCTGGAGGAGGCGGGCTACCTCCGCGTTCCTGGCCAAGACCCCACGGAGCCCGCCCAGAAGGGGTATAGGGGGGAGGCCCAAGAGGTGCGCCTGGAACTTACGGAAAAGGCCTCGGACTTCCTCGGCCTAAAGAGCCTGCGGGAGCTTCTAGGGGCCCTGGGCCGCAACCCCCCAGGCCTCCACCCCACCCCTCACCACGCCCCCGGGGTGGAGAAGACCGGGGAGGTCAAGCCCTGGGAATGGGGGGAACCCTTGGAGCTGAACGTCCCCGAAACCTTGAAAAAGGCAGCGGCCAAGGGCCTGGAGAACCTGGACCAGGGGGATTTGGTCATCGACCTCGCCGAGTACACCGCCAGCATGAGCACTGCGGTCCTGCTGGACTGCTCCCACTCCATGATCCTCTATGGGGAGGACCGCTTCACCCCCGCCAAGCGGGTGGCCCTGGCCCTGGCCCACCTCATCCGCACCCAGTTCCCCGGGGACCGGGTGCGCTTCATCCTCTTCCACGACAAGGCGGAGGAGATCCCCCTCTCCAAGCTCCCCCTGGCCCAGGTGGGCCCCTACCACACCAACACCAAGGCGGGGCTGGAGTTGGCCCGCAGCCTCCTCAGGAAGATGGGGGGGGAGATGAAGCAGATCATCCTCATCACCGACGGCAAACCCTCGGCCCTCACCCTCAAAAGCGGGGAGGTCTACAAGAACGCCTGGGGCCTAGACCCCTTGATCCTGGCCGAGACCCTCAAGGAGGCCACCCTGGCCCGCAGGGAGGGCATCCCCATCCACACCTTCATGCTGGCGCGGGAGCCCGAGCTTCTGGCCTTCGTGAAAAAGCTCGCCCAGATCACCCGGGGCAAGGCCTATCTCACCCACCCCGGGAACATCGGCCGTTACCTCCTCCTGGACTTCCTCAACAAGAAGGTGCGGAGGAACTGATGCCACCCTATCCTGGCGCCAGGATAGGAGTCCGGAAAGGAGGGTGATGGTCCCCGTCGCCTACCGCCTCGCCCTCCTCCTGGAACGCTTGCGGACGCCCTACCGCCTCCCCAAGCCCCCGCCCGCATGGGTACGCGAATACCAGGAGGTACGCACCCCCCTCCGCCTGGACCTCCCCTACTACCCTGCCCAGGGACGGGGGGGCTTGACCCTCATCCCCTGGGATTCCTACATGGAAGAGGTGGAAGCCATCCTAACCACCCCGGGAAGGGCAGGCCCTCGAGGGGATTGAGGGGCTCCCTTCCGCCGTACACCCCCTTCGCACGGGAGCACTGGACCCCCTTTCAGACACCTCGGCGGGGCTCTAGGGTAAACTCAGGGCATGATTTTCCAAAGGCTGGAGGCAAAAAAGCCCTCCCCACCGGGCAAGGGGAGGCACCTGCCCCAAAGACCCCCGGAGGTTTCCGCCGCCGGCCTTGGTCCCGAAGACCGCCCCTCGGGCACCACCCCCCGGTCGGGGCAGCCCCGTTTCCCAGAAGGGGTGGTCCGGCGGTGAGGGCCTTGCGCCTAGGCTTGGTGGCCTACCCAGGGCTCGGAGGTAGCGGCATCGTGGCCACCGAGCTGGCCGACCGGCTGGCCCGGCTGGGCCATCGGGTCTACCTCTTCGCCACGGAGCGCCCCTTCCGGCTACCCCAGGAGAGCGCTGCGGTCCACGTGCCCGTGGACCTGCCCTTCTACCCCGTCTTCCCCGGGCCCCTCTACACCCTGTCGCTGGCGGGCACCCTGGAGCGGGAGGTCAAGCGCCTGGGGCTGGACCTGGTCCATACCCACTACGCCATCCCCCACGCCGCCGCCGCCTACCTAGCCTTTGGGGAAGGCTTTCCCCAGGTCCATACCCTCCACGGCACCGATGTCTCCCTCCTAGGGCTAGACCCCGCCTTCCACGGGCCCACCAAAAGGGCCCTCCAGGCCGCCAGGGCCACCACGGCCGTGAGCCGGGCGCTGGCCAAGGAGGCGGAGAAGGCCTTCGGGGTGCGCCCCCGGGTCATCCACAACGCCGTGGACCCCGGGCGCTTCCGCCCCCGCCCGGAGCGCAAACGGTTGTACGCAGACGAAGGGGAGTGGCTCCTCCTCCACGCCTCCAACTTCCGCCCCATCAAGCGGGTGCCGGACCTCGTGCGCGCCTTCGCAAAGGTACGAAGGAAGGTAAAGGCCCGCCTCCTCCTCCTGGGAAAAGGCCCCGA
The genomic region above belongs to Thermus sediminis and contains:
- a CDS encoding vWA domain-containing protein, coding for MGTKGVRYSRYEGGLEDLSPEEILSLLEDFLLDSGFSDPFQRYDPDPNRAPTLEDLYDALLQALLKNELVPEDWLREARFADRKEETRLYQAIQGMMRKLEEAGYLRVPGQDPTEPAQKGYRGEAQEVRLELTEKASDFLGLKSLRELLGALGRNPPGLHPTPHHAPGVEKTGEVKPWEWGEPLELNVPETLKKAAAKGLENLDQGDLVIDLAEYTASMSTAVLLDCSHSMILYGEDRFTPAKRVALALAHLIRTQFPGDRVRFILFHDKAEEIPLSKLPLAQVGPYHTNTKAGLELARSLLRKMGGEMKQIILITDGKPSALTLKSGEVYKNAWGLDPLILAETLKEATLARREGIPIHTFMLAREPELLAFVKKLAQITRGKAYLTHPGNIGRYLLLDFLNKKVRRN
- the bshA gene encoding N-acetyl-alpha-D-glucosaminyl L-malate synthase BshA, whose translation is MRALRLGLVAYPGLGGSGIVATELADRLARLGHRVYLFATERPFRLPQESAAVHVPVDLPFYPVFPGPLYTLSLAGTLEREVKRLGLDLVHTHYAIPHAAAAYLAFGEGFPQVHTLHGTDVSLLGLDPAFHGPTKRALQAARATTAVSRALAKEAEKAFGVRPRVIHNAVDPGRFRPRPERKRLYADEGEWLLLHASNFRPIKRVPDLVRAFAKVRRKVKARLLLLGKGPEEAEARRVAEELGVTPWVTFHPPTPYPEEVLGAGDLFLLASEEEAFGQAALEALASGVPVVATAVGGVPELVTPEVGRLVELGDLEGFAEAVLSLLASPQLPQMRRRARAHAVEGFHPERITRQYLEVYEKALG